One window of Halichondria panicea chromosome 7, odHalPani1.1, whole genome shotgun sequence genomic DNA carries:
- the LOC135339067 gene encoding U6 snRNA-associated Sm-like protein LSm6, whose product MSTATAPGFRKQAPSDFLKQIMGKPVSVKLNSGVDYRGVLACLDGYMNIALEQTEEYVNGQLKNKYGDAFIRGNNVLYICVTRRLH is encoded by the exons ATGTCTACAGCTACAGCACCAGGGTTCCGCAAACAAGCTCCTAGTGATTTCCTGAAGCAGATTATGGGAAAGCCAGTGTCAGTGAAACTCAACTCAGGAGTGGACTACAGAG GTGTGCTTGCGTGTCTGGATGGTTACATGAACATTGCCCTTGAGCAGACAGAGGAGTACGTGAATGGTCAGCTCAAGAACAAGTATGGCGACGCCTTTATCAGAGGAAACAATG TTTTATACATCTGTGTCACCAGAAGACTCCACTGA
- the LOC135339010 gene encoding uncharacterized protein LOC135339010 isoform X1, translating into MSLGKVARKLKRVGKTAVQFRFTSTFEYIDLSVKGSWRPDNLRIVWLRNHRKVKSQDVQWIPKEDRGPKGAEGRASFDPIISVALIVTLYREHGQVSFQEKEYKYYLENHGPNGKKILASFHCNMSDYAGIPTAEHSLDMNFNSVSVKVQQASLGITLKSEFIKQGSAVDDDMQSTFSAMSAGTDASHRDDDTDEEEEEMQRLSIVQEDVDAGAGRAKLEDSVQSVLVLGTGETLKRNHLPVQAPPKPSRSASVKSHNKIENSPDDVPTKSAKEPTKPAELDPLLTNEISQPPAISNENHTRPQPQSISNGNHTPPAPVSDVLISEPQANDVLESGEVPVVSVRKKAAIEEKKIDQENKIATATNGQQKESSPSPIKKELLVKEKIESVVTKKDTVVKDDRPTLTSEQSKPTIEGTCSNSSQDMKDKPTTQPDVKQNTREDTPVEQDNPKATNGNSLIESDEPKPKPQASQESGVSNGGGGFDDYVFEAARSLAQLRKSSEASKTDDAVPVRKGVQSQDEYRPPPNPYLDDSSEIEESMEPPSPTASWLGEKALFVDCFGEAVGREKLDRAEIIALYFSASWCPPCRRFLPKLVKFYHHVKQHAKSFEILYISSDYSRQDMMKYMQQQQMPWVGLSFEGKQSQDLQKFFKVMAIPQLRVVTTKGELIEESAKKPVEATSSGSDVLRLYNKWYEKVEPTEGTKEKGLFQKVKKAIKDRTGSSHDMADTGTSLSKSKEDLTGTRHVVVQNRAARGRSTLSTKNKTKEVLLEEKEERVRHLEEVNMALKQTNDDLNEEVADLKKQLAELQTRMDQTEQTSMQLEKDKRETVAKLSTRGWLCKRGVKGPTANVWRRRYFRCDQGSKVFYYKNASEGTPQGFIDLTKLISLQEVSPAQQDKNNATFLVQCDGRTYQLQALDEANMRKWMSAIEYLANWHRTNTLQNGATP; encoded by the exons ATGAGTCTTGGCAAAGTTGCAAGAAAGCTGAAGCGTGTAGGGAAGACTGCAGTTCAGTTCAGGTTCACTTCAACCTTTGAGTACATTGATCTGAGTGTCAAAGGGTCATG GAGACCAGACAATTTGCGGATCGTTTGGTTGAGAAACCATAGGAAAGTCAAGTCACAAGAT GTGCAATGGATACCCAAAGAAGATCGTGGGCCTAAAGGGGCGGAAGGGAGGGCGTCGTTTGATCCTATCATATCCGTGGCTCTCATCGTGACACTGTATCGA GAGCATGGCCAGGTTTCGTTTCAAGAGAAGGAGTACAAATACTACCTGGAGAAT catggccccaatggGAAGAAAATTCTCGCCTCATTTCATTGTAACATGTCCGACTATGCGGGAATCCCCACAGCTGA ACATTCACTGGATATGAATTTCAACTCTGTCTCGGTGAAAGTGCAACAAGCATCTCTGGGGATCACTCTCAAGTCAGAGTTTATCAAACAAGGCAGTGCAGT AGATGATGACATGCAGAGCACGTTCAGTGCAATGAGTGCGGGTACAGACGCATCACATCGTGATGATGACACCGACGAAGAAGAGGAGGAAAT gCAGAGGCTCAGCATTGTTCAAGAAGACGTTGATGCTG GTGCGGGCCGGGCAAAACTTGAAGACAGTGTGCAATCTGTGTTAGTCCTTGGTACTGGTGAGACTCTCAAACGAAACCACCTCCCCGTACAAGCTCCGCCCAAACCATCCCGCAGTGCCAGCGTTAAAAGTCACAATAAAATTGAGAATTCTCCTGACGATGTACCAACTAAATCTGCCAAAGAGCCTACTAAACCTGCTGAACTGGATCCTTTGTTGACCAATGAAATTTCTCAACCACCGGCTATCAGCAACGAGAACCACACACGCCCTCAACCCCAGTCCATCAGCAATGGGAACCACACACCCCCAGCCCCTGTTAGTGATGTGCTTATTAGTGAGCCTCAGGCAAATGATGTGCTCGAGAGTGGAGAAGTCCCTGTTGTAAGTGTTCGAAAGAAGGCAGCAATTGAGGAGAAGAAAATCGACCAGGAAAATAAAATTGCAACTGCTACTAACGGCCAACAAAAGGAATCATCTCCTTCGCCTATAAAAAAGGAATTACTAGTGAAGGAGAAAATCGAGAGCGTGGTAACAAAGAAAGACACAGTTGTTAAAGACGACAGGCCAACTCTAACCAGTGAACAGTCTAAACCAACTAttgaaggtacatgtagcaacagCTCACAGGATATGAAAGACAAGCCCACAACTCAACCTGACGTCAAACAAAACACGAGAGAAGACACTCCTGTCGAGCAGGACAACCCGAAAGCAACGAATGGGAACAGTCTAATCGAATCGGACGAGCCTAAACCAAAACCACAGGCTAGCCAAGAGTCGGGCGTATCAAACGGAGGGGGAGGGTTCGACGACTACGTGTTTGAGGCGGCTAGGTCTTTAG ctcaacTAAGGAAGAGCAGTGAAGCCTCTAAAACAGATGACGCTGTACCAGTTCGTAAGGGGGTGCAGTCTCAGGACGAGTATCGCCCACCCCCAAACCCGTATCTGGATGATTCTTCAGAGATAGAGGAATCAATGGAGCCCCCCTCACCCACGGCCAGTTGGCTGGGGGAGAAGGCCTTGTTTGTGGACTGTTTCGGTGAGGCCGTGGGGAGAGAGAAACTGGACAGAGCTGAGATCATTGCT CTGTACTTCTCGGCCAGTTGGTGTCCACCTTGCAGACGATTCCTTCCAAAACTTGTCAA GTTTTACCATCACGTAAAACAGCATGCAAAGTCATTCGAAATCCTCTACATCTCAAGTGACTA CTCAAGACAAGACATGATGAAGTACATGCAGCAGCAACAGATGCCGTGGGTTGGACTCTCCTTTGAGGGGAAACAATCTCAAGATCTCCAGAAATTCTTCAA GGTTATGGCCATTCCCCAGCTGAGGGTGGTCACTACAAAAGGAGAACTG atTGAGGAGTCGGCCAAAAAGCCAGTTGAGGCTACCAGCAGTGGTTCGGATGTCCTGAGGCTGTATAACAAATGGTACGAGAAGGTGGAGCCAACTGAGGGCACCAAGGAGAAGGGCCTCTTCCAGAAAGTCAAAAAAGCCATTAAAGACAGAACT GGCAGTTCACATGACATGGCTGATACAGGTACCTCCCTGTCAAAGTCTAAGGAAGATTTG ACGGGTACAAGACACGTAGTAGTTCAAAACCGAGCAGCA AGAGGCCGCAGCACACTATCCACTAAAAACAAGACAAAGGAGGTTTTGCTGGAGGAGAAGGAGGAACGAGTTCGCCATCTTGAAGAAGTGAATATGGCTCTTAAGCAGACCAACGATGATCTCAATGAAGAGGTGGCGGACTTGAAGAAACAGCTAGCCGAGCTGCAAACACGG ATGGACCAGACAGAGCAAACCAGTATGCAGCTGGAGAAGGACAAACGAGAAACTGTTGCCAAACTAAGT ACGAGAGGCTGGCTTTGCAAGAGGGGGGTCAAAGGTCCTACTGCCAATGTGTGGAGAAGACGTTACTTCAGGTGTGACCAAGGCTCCAAAGTATTTTACTACAAGAATGCTTCTGAGGGCACTCCACAGGG GTTCATCGATCTAACCAAGTTGATCAGCCTGCAGGAAGTGAGCCCAGCCCAACAAGACAAGAACAACGCCACCTTTCTTGTGCAGTGTGATGGACGTACCTACCAGCTACAAGCATTAGACGAGGCCAACATGAGGAa GTGGATGAGTGCTATAGAATATCTGGCTAACTGGCACAGGACTAATACACTGCAGAATGGAGCCACTCCATAA
- the LOC135339029 gene encoding tetratricopeptide repeat protein 28-like yields the protein MTDERNITLTDVGEEISTSLSAGVTFLTSGNTKRALAHLNLAAEIASGLGVSTPGVDASGLDLSATEKRRLSITDPNLLQLCANVYYYQAVALQLLRGYSESIKCYKLCVNLSLKTQNHHFAAMCFVGLAECYQELGDVSNEIRSWESARHLYKDMGDAGNEALVCAGLARAYLSTGQGEMCLQYIRESIHLCQMVPNKHSQGELLFEYGWIYSRMRMFEEALVYLKQALTLLDRDRRLTASILQNIGAVYNEMELFPEALDYHQQAADQYEKLHNKASSQCKCLCNLAFAQSQLGDFPNAIKSYSKALSKARNTNDSYLVFQASEGLGAVYFSMRRHTEADTFFNQALSSLDCIESDTGLARERVMEKLSCVVEAIKKESTQDKVLFKEPKRVKRLDSIDADLTAYMTSYRRTSSSDNISTCMEMTTPPHIPLQVREGSLALGPKTRELFTTVRLPEGDSSKTKIVSVDEVQNHHPTSIHSSNTASTVCTVL from the exons ATGACTGATGAAAGGAACATCACCCTGACAGATGTTGGTGAAGAGATATCTACCAGTCTTTCTGCTGGAGTCACTTTTCTCACCTCTGGAAACACAAAGAGAGCTTTGGCTCACCTTAACCTGGCTGCTGAGATTGCCAGTGGCCTTGGAGTGAGCACACCTGGAGTGGATGCTAGTGGATTGGACTTAAGTGCCACAGAGAAGAGACGGCTCTCAATCACAGACCCAAACTTGCTTCAATTGTGTGCCAATGTGTACTACTATCAAGCCGTAGCTTTGCAGCTGTTGAGAGGCTATTCTGAGTCCATCAAGTGCTATAAACTGTGTGTGAATCTTTCCTTGAAGACACAGAATCATCATTTTGCAGCCATGTGTTTTGTAGGTTTGGCCGAATGCTATCAAGAACTCGGTGATGTGAGTAATGAAATTCGAAGCTGGGAGAGTGCGCGGCATTTGTACAAAGACATGGGAGATGCTGGGAATGAGGCATTGGTGTGTGCTGGACTGGCTAGGGCTTATCTGAGCACTGGACAGGGAGAGATGTGTCTGCAGTACATTCGGGAGTCGATACATCTTTGTCAGATGGTTCCCAACAAGCACAGCCAAG GAGAGTTGCTGTTTGAGTATGGTTGGATCTACTCAAGGATGAGAATGTTTGAGGAAGCTCTGGTCTACTTGAAGCAAGCCCTAACTTTGCTGGATAGGGACAGACGATTGACTGCCTCTATATTGCAGAACATTGGAGCAGTGTACAATGAGATGGAGCTGTTCCCAGAAGCACTGGACTATCACCAACAGGCAGCTGATCAGTATG AGAAGCTCCACAATAAAGCCTCTTCTCAGTGCAAGTGTTTGTGCAACCTAGCCTTTGCCCAGTCTCAGTTGGGAGATTTTCCCAATGCCATCAAAAGCTACTCGAAGGCCCTCTCTAAAGCACGTAACACTAATGACAGCTACCTCGTGTTTCAAGCCAGTGAAGGATTGGGAGCTGTTTATTTTTCAATGAGACGACACACCGAAGCAGACACATTTTTTAACCAAGCTCTGTCTTCTTTGGACTGTATCGAGAGTGACACGGGTCTAGCTCGAGAGAGAGTGATGGAGAAATTATCGTGTGTTGTCGAGGCTATAAAGAAAGAATCGACTCAAGACAAAGTTTTATTTAAAGAGCCCAAACGTGTCAAAAGATTGGACAGTATTGATGCTGATTTGACGGCCTACATGACTAGTTATAGAAGAACATCATCGAGCGATaatatatctacatgtatggaAATGACAACTCCACCACATATTCCGTTGCAGGTTAGAGAAGGAAGTCTGGCGTTGGGACCAAAGACGAGGGAACTGTTCACTACAGTCAGACTGCCTGAGGGGGACTCTAGTAAAACAAAAATTGTGTCAGTAGATGAGGTTCAAAATCATCATCCTACTTCCATTCATAGTAGCAATACTGCGTCCACTGTCTGCACTGTTCTATGA
- the LOC135339065 gene encoding tubulin-specific chaperone A-like produces the protein MAERQLKIKTGVVKRLFKEKQMYEKEVVDQEEKVEKMKVDGKDEYDIKKQGEVLQESRSMVPDCQRRLEAARIDLTRCVESYDEDLKETATYKAAQEILATVPA, from the exons ATGGCTGAGAGGCAGCTCAAGATTAAGACTGGAGTAGTTAAGAG GCTCTTCAAGGAGAAGCAAATGTATGAAAAAGAGGTGGTAGATCAGGAAGAAAAAGTCGAGAAGATGAAAGTAGACGGAAAAGACGAATACGACATAAAGAAACAG GGTGAGGTACTTCAAGAGTCAAGAAGTATGGTCCCAGACTGTCAGAGAAGACTTGAGGCAGCTCGCATTGATCTGACAAGATGCGTA GAGAGTTATGATGAGGATTTGAAGGAGACAGCAACATACAAAGCCGCCCAAGAAATATTGGCAACAGTGCCTGCTTAG
- the LOC135338942 gene encoding LOW QUALITY PROTEIN: uncharacterized protein LOC135338942 (The sequence of the model RefSeq protein was modified relative to this genomic sequence to represent the inferred CDS: substituted 1 base at 1 genomic stop codon), with amino-acid sequence MAKFIHVCLYVNSEKTIQFVFTAMGTVDAAHPIHLHGHTFHVVKIGYETGFVAQRDGPVCDKKLSIHNPDIQCGDSCGGSVCPINGCDPNRCTKPGWTNGESPDMQIHSKTIRKDTVILPAGGYVVINFKSDNPGQWFLHCHIEVHQLPGMALIINEAQDKXKLLQLPDNLNKCGDFNLSMEQYLKLTKGTAKAANFL; translated from the exons ATGGCCAAATTTATTCATGTGTGCTTATATGTAAACTCTGAAAAA ACGATCCAGTTTGTTTTCACTGCCATGGGTACAGTCGATGCCGCTCATCCAATTCATTTGCACGGGCACACTTTTCATGTTGTGAAGATTGGCTATGAGACTGGTTTCGTTGCTCAGAGAGATGGACCTGTGTGCGATAAGAAACTTTCTATTCATAATCCCGATATTCAATGTGGAGACTCTTGTGGTGGAAGTGTGTGTCCAATAAATGGCTGCGATCCAAACCGTTGCACCAAGCCTGGATGGACGAATGGAGAGTCTCCAGATATGCAGATTCACAGTAAAACAATTCGTAAAGATACCGTTATTCTTCCTGCTGGTGGATATGTCGTTATCAACTTCAAGTCCGATAATCCGGGACAATGGTTCCTTCACTGTCACATTGAGGTACATCAGCTTCCTGGGATGGCCCTCATAATTAATGAAGCTCAGGATAAATAGAAGCTCCTCCAGTTGCCAGATAACCTAAACAAGTGTGGAGACTTTAACTTGAGCATGGAGCAGTACTTGAAGCTTACTAAAGGAACTGCAAAAGCTGCCAATTTTCTTTGA
- the LOC135339010 gene encoding uncharacterized protein LOC135339010 isoform X2, producing the protein MSLGKVARKLKRVGKTAVQFRFTSTFEYIDLSVKGSWRPDNLRIVWLRNHRKVKSQDVQWIPKEDRGPKGAEGRASFDPIISVALIVTLYREHGQVSFQEKEYKYYLENHGPNGKKILASFHCNMSDYAGIPTAEHSLDMNFNSVSVKVQQASLGITLKSEFIKQGSAVDDDMQSTFSAMSAGTDASHRDDDTDEEEEEMQRLSIVQEDVDAAQLRKSSEASKTDDAVPVRKGVQSQDEYRPPPNPYLDDSSEIEESMEPPSPTASWLGEKALFVDCFGEAVGREKLDRAEIIALYFSASWCPPCRRFLPKLVKFYHHVKQHAKSFEILYISSDYSRQDMMKYMQQQQMPWVGLSFEGKQSQDLQKFFKVMAIPQLRVVTTKGELIEESAKKPVEATSSGSDVLRLYNKWYEKVEPTEGTKEKGLFQKVKKAIKDRTGSSHDMADTGTSLSKSKEDLTGTRHVVVQNRAARGRSTLSTKNKTKEVLLEEKEERVRHLEEVNMALKQTNDDLNEEVADLKKQLAELQTRMDQTEQTSMQLEKDKRETVAKLSTRGWLCKRGVKGPTANVWRRRYFRCDQGSKVFYYKNASEGTPQGFIDLTKLISLQEVSPAQQDKNNATFLVQCDGRTYQLQALDEANMRKWMSAIEYLANWHRTNTLQNGATP; encoded by the exons ATGAGTCTTGGCAAAGTTGCAAGAAAGCTGAAGCGTGTAGGGAAGACTGCAGTTCAGTTCAGGTTCACTTCAACCTTTGAGTACATTGATCTGAGTGTCAAAGGGTCATG GAGACCAGACAATTTGCGGATCGTTTGGTTGAGAAACCATAGGAAAGTCAAGTCACAAGAT GTGCAATGGATACCCAAAGAAGATCGTGGGCCTAAAGGGGCGGAAGGGAGGGCGTCGTTTGATCCTATCATATCCGTGGCTCTCATCGTGACACTGTATCGA GAGCATGGCCAGGTTTCGTTTCAAGAGAAGGAGTACAAATACTACCTGGAGAAT catggccccaatggGAAGAAAATTCTCGCCTCATTTCATTGTAACATGTCCGACTATGCGGGAATCCCCACAGCTGA ACATTCACTGGATATGAATTTCAACTCTGTCTCGGTGAAAGTGCAACAAGCATCTCTGGGGATCACTCTCAAGTCAGAGTTTATCAAACAAGGCAGTGCAGT AGATGATGACATGCAGAGCACGTTCAGTGCAATGAGTGCGGGTACAGACGCATCACATCGTGATGATGACACCGACGAAGAAGAGGAGGAAAT gCAGAGGCTCAGCATTGTTCAAGAAGACGTTGATGCTG ctcaacTAAGGAAGAGCAGTGAAGCCTCTAAAACAGATGACGCTGTACCAGTTCGTAAGGGGGTGCAGTCTCAGGACGAGTATCGCCCACCCCCAAACCCGTATCTGGATGATTCTTCAGAGATAGAGGAATCAATGGAGCCCCCCTCACCCACGGCCAGTTGGCTGGGGGAGAAGGCCTTGTTTGTGGACTGTTTCGGTGAGGCCGTGGGGAGAGAGAAACTGGACAGAGCTGAGATCATTGCT CTGTACTTCTCGGCCAGTTGGTGTCCACCTTGCAGACGATTCCTTCCAAAACTTGTCAA GTTTTACCATCACGTAAAACAGCATGCAAAGTCATTCGAAATCCTCTACATCTCAAGTGACTA CTCAAGACAAGACATGATGAAGTACATGCAGCAGCAACAGATGCCGTGGGTTGGACTCTCCTTTGAGGGGAAACAATCTCAAGATCTCCAGAAATTCTTCAA GGTTATGGCCATTCCCCAGCTGAGGGTGGTCACTACAAAAGGAGAACTG atTGAGGAGTCGGCCAAAAAGCCAGTTGAGGCTACCAGCAGTGGTTCGGATGTCCTGAGGCTGTATAACAAATGGTACGAGAAGGTGGAGCCAACTGAGGGCACCAAGGAGAAGGGCCTCTTCCAGAAAGTCAAAAAAGCCATTAAAGACAGAACT GGCAGTTCACATGACATGGCTGATACAGGTACCTCCCTGTCAAAGTCTAAGGAAGATTTG ACGGGTACAAGACACGTAGTAGTTCAAAACCGAGCAGCA AGAGGCCGCAGCACACTATCCACTAAAAACAAGACAAAGGAGGTTTTGCTGGAGGAGAAGGAGGAACGAGTTCGCCATCTTGAAGAAGTGAATATGGCTCTTAAGCAGACCAACGATGATCTCAATGAAGAGGTGGCGGACTTGAAGAAACAGCTAGCCGAGCTGCAAACACGG ATGGACCAGACAGAGCAAACCAGTATGCAGCTGGAGAAGGACAAACGAGAAACTGTTGCCAAACTAAGT ACGAGAGGCTGGCTTTGCAAGAGGGGGGTCAAAGGTCCTACTGCCAATGTGTGGAGAAGACGTTACTTCAGGTGTGACCAAGGCTCCAAAGTATTTTACTACAAGAATGCTTCTGAGGGCACTCCACAGGG GTTCATCGATCTAACCAAGTTGATCAGCCTGCAGGAAGTGAGCCCAGCCCAACAAGACAAGAACAACGCCACCTTTCTTGTGCAGTGTGATGGACGTACCTACCAGCTACAAGCATTAGACGAGGCCAACATGAGGAa GTGGATGAGTGCTATAGAATATCTGGCTAACTGGCACAGGACTAATACACTGCAGAATGGAGCCACTCCATAA